From one Brevinematales bacterium genomic stretch:
- a CDS encoding cyclic nucleotide-binding domain-containing protein, with translation MTEITPDRTKLIEALKTANIFHYLSDKELEEIIGLSQFYSYEADEVIIDEGDVSSYLFVITKGITEVYVHNEVGNDIFICTISRGDVFGEAAVFLDVKRTAKIIAKDEVEVLRISRTKFVHYIKYYPSAGIKILTLIIYSLIRKLREANQDIAFERANTYQHEEVDTLIQEFLNTGADIIGTPRVE, from the coding sequence ATGACTGAAATTACCCCGGATAGAACAAAATTGATTGAAGCGTTGAAAACCGCGAATATATTCCATTACCTCAGCGATAAGGAGCTCGAGGAAATTATCGGGCTGTCCCAGTTCTATAGCTACGAGGCCGACGAGGTGATTATCGACGAGGGCGACGTCAGTTCGTACCTGTTTGTGATTACGAAGGGGATTACCGAGGTGTATGTCCATAACGAGGTGGGCAACGATATCTTCATCTGCACGATCAGCAGGGGGGACGTATTCGGCGAGGCCGCGGTGTTTCTCGACGTCAAACGAACCGCGAAGATTATCGCGAAGGACGAGGTCGAAGTGCTTCGGATATCGCGCACCAAGTTCGTTCATTATATCAAATACTACCCGTCCGCGGGCATAAAAATCCTGACCCTGATCATCTATAGCCTCATCCGAAAACTTCGCGAGGCCAATCAGGATATCGCGTTCGAGCGCGCGAACACCTACCAGCACGAAGAGGTGGATACGCTGATACAGGAATTCCTCAACACCGGGGCGGATATTATAGGGACTCCCCGGGTCGAATAG